Proteins from a single region of Trichomycterus rosablanca isolate fTriRos1 chromosome 16, fTriRos1.hap1, whole genome shotgun sequence:
- the LOC134330467 gene encoding gastrula zinc finger protein XlCGF71.1-like, with protein sequence MKPCLKVEEEVEQMSSYVTERDLHNSLNIICIKEEEDEDEDELCGRTRTELDSSDLQVGENQYECLQCRRTFSTQSKLRKHQSVHTGQKPYQCLQCGKCFTDRGPLQRHQRVHTGEKPYYCSQCGKSFNQQNSLQRHQRIHTGEKPYHCSQCQRSFNEKGALQRHQRIHTGEKPYYCSRCFAAQDNLKKHQRVHTGEKPYQCSNCGKSFTDQVNLKKHQRVHTGEKPYQCSECEKCFSQKVTLQRHLQVHAVKNQGDGTSQHSQYHHVP encoded by the exons ATGAAGCCATGTTTAAAAGTG GAGGAAGAGGTGGAGCAGATGAGCAGCTACGTTACTGAACGTGATCTCCACAACAGTCTGAACATCATCTGTATTAAAGAggaggaagatgaagatgaagacgAGCTCT GTGGACGGACGCGAACAGAACTCGACTCCTCGGATCTTCAGGTAGGAGAGAATCAGTACGAGTGTTTACAGTGTAGAAGAACCTTCAGCACCCAGAGCAAGCTGAGGAAACACCAGAGTGTTCACACAGGACAGAAACCGTACCAGTGTCTCCAGTGTGGGAAATGTTTTACTGACAGAGGACCACTACAGcgacaccagcgcgttcacacgggcgagaaaccgtattactgctctcagtgcgggaagagtttcaatcagcagaattcTCTTCAGcgccaccagcgcattcacacgggcgagaagccctaccactgctcacagtgccagAGGAGCTTTAACGAGAAGGGAGCTCTTCAGAggcatcagcgcattcacaccggagagaaaccctacTACTGCTCACGGTGTTTCGCTGCCCAGGATAACCTTAAAaagcaccagcgtgttcacacggGTGAGAAACCCTACCAGTGCTCGAACTGCGGCAAGAGCTTTACTGACCAGGTGAAcctgaaaaaacaccagcggGTTCACACCGGggagaaaccctatcagtgtTCAGAGTGTGAGAAGTGTTTCAGCCAGAAAGTAACACTGCAGAGACACCTCCAGGTCCACGCTGTAAAAAACCAAGGAGACGGCACCTCCCAACACTCCCAGTACCACCACGTTCCATAA
- the tmem38b gene encoding trimeric intracellular cation channel type B, producing MEVLRLLRVDEAALALSNLNLFPYFDAAHYLVSSLTLREQPGALEVSRRSPFACWFSSMLYCFGGAVLSGVIMAEAPIAPLANSTNVLLASLMWYVVFYCPHDVVYSCTTVLPVRLVLTAMKEVTRTWKVLGGVTQASRKYKDGLFVMIAVGWSKGAGGGLMSNFEQLVRGVWKPETNELLKMTYPTKVTLIGAVLFSLQQCSFLPLTTPQLMLLYTTFTVTNKVRMMLGSSSSPFALLESALYRALFARPLTCSPLTNQSHSHTHNPSTSSEGRSTSCDTNRSSVPSSNSDQRQEEKKKKK from the exons ATGGAGGTGTTGAGGTTACTGAGGGTGGATGAAGCGGCTCTGGCTCTGTCTAACCTCAACCTGTTTCCGTATTTTGATGCGGCTCATTACCTGGTCTCATCCCTGACACTCCGAGAGCAGCCAG GGGCGCTGGAGGTGTCCCGCCGCAGTCCGTTTGCGTGTTGGTTCAGTTCCATGCTGTACTGTTTCGGAGGAGCCGTCCTCTCTGGAGTCATCATGGCTGAAGCTCCCATCGCCCCGCTGGCCAACAGCACCAACGTCCTGCTGGCTTCATTAATGTG GTACGTGGTGTTTTACTGCCCTCATGACGTGGTTTACTCCTGCACCACCGTCCTGCCCGTCCGGCTCGTCCTCACCGCCATGAAGGAAGTGACACGTACGTGGAAGGTTTTGGGTGGAGTCACGCAGGCCAGCAGGAAGTACAAGGACGGTCTGTTTGTGATGATCGCCGTGGGCTGGTCGAAAG GTGCTGGTGGGGGGCTGATGAGTAACTTTGAGCAGCTGGTTCGAGGAGTTTGGAAGCCTGAGACTAACGAGCTGCTGAAGATGACCTA TCCCACTAAGGTGACTCTGATTGGAGCGGTGTTGTTCTCACTGCAGCAGTGCAGCTTCCTCCCGCTCACCACGCCACAGCTCATGCTGCTCTACACCACCTTCACCGTCACCAACAAG GTTCGGATGATGCTGGGTTCCTCGTCCTCTCCGTTCGCTCTGTTGGAGTCGGCTCTGTATCGGGCACTTTTTGCACGACCTTTGACCTGTTCCCCCCTCACCAATCAGagccactcacacacccacaatCCTTCCACTTCCTCTGAGGGGAGAAGCACTTCCTGTGATACGAACAGGTCGTCTGTTCCATCCAGCAACAGCGACCAACGTcaagaagagaagaaaaaaaaaaaatga